Proteins encoded together in one Vigna angularis cultivar LongXiaoDou No.4 chromosome 5, ASM1680809v1, whole genome shotgun sequence window:
- the LOC128196662 gene encoding ubiquitin carboxyl-terminal hydrolase 8-like, translated as MDCASEDSSDNSQRPHSHKDQRVYFVPHRWWKDAQDSMPADSDKKKGIAYASFPGSSYAGPMKIINTIFSSDLAFSLRREEDLQHSPRTFPFCPRTSDMHSSFVIFINF; from the exons ATGGACTGTGCCTCCGAAGATAGCTCCGATAACTCTCAGCGACCACACTCACACAAGGACCAGCGAGTCTATTTCGTTCCTCACAG GTGGTGGAAGGATGCTCAGGATTCAATGCCTGCGGATTCGGATAAGAAGAAGGGAATTGCGTATGCCTCTTTTCCTGGTTCGTCCTATGCTGGTCCCATGAAGATTATCAATACCATCTTCAGCTCGGATCTTGCGTTCAGTCTTCGGAGGGAGGAGGATTTGCAGCACAGTCCAAGGACATTTCCCTTTTGCCCCAGAACATCTGACATGCACtcttcttttgttatttttataaacttttaa
- the LOC108320274 gene encoding protein Iojap-related, mitochondrial-like, which translates to MWGLLRTRTCLRYAEALLLHQPWKKKVGFCSLSAVDGRNCLLDLPEIEKVLMDIKADDVKVISVPKHCDWADFMVLATGRSTWHVKNIAQALIYKAKQKQRGAERMMLPSVEGEEGGKWIVIDSGKVIVHALDEKARAYYNLEGLWTRGTIQNEPDGDLQKGLVKVRRKNNSKKPAQKNT; encoded by the exons ATGTGGGGGCTTCTTCGAACTAGAACGTGTTTGCGATATGCAGAGgcccttcttcttcatcaaccatggaagaagaaggtagGGTTCTGTTCTTTGTCCGCCGTTGACGGCCGTAATTGCCTTCTGGATCTGCCGGAGATCGAGAAGGTTCTGATGGATATCAAAGCTGACGACGTTAAGGTGATATCGGTTCCCAAGCACTGCGATTGGGCCGATTTCATGGTTCTCGCCACTGGCAGGTCCACCTGGCACGTCAAGAACATAGCCCAAGCCCTAATTTACAAG GCCAAACAGAAACAGAGAGGAGCTGAACGAATGATGCTACCGAGTGTAGAAGGGGAAGAGGGAGGAAAGTGGATAGTCATTGACTCTG gtAAAGTGATAGTTCATGCACTTGATGAAAAGGCCAGAGCTTACTACAATTTGGAGGGTCTTTGGACCCGAGGGACAATTCAAAATGAACCTGATGGG GATTTACAGAAAGGTTTGGTGAAGGTTCGTCGAAAAAACAATTCGAAGAAACCAGCACAAAAGAATACTTAA
- the LOC108320272 gene encoding 3-oxoacyl-[acyl-carrier-protein] reductase 4: MASITGSNCVALRTANFAASGNRKVCQIRQWSPVLTNHRSVSGLRHQSNAPFRSSGVKAQVATLEEAGTGATQKVEAPVVVVTGASRGIGRAIALSLGKAGCKVLVNYARSSKEAEEVSKEIEEFGGQALTFGGDVSNEADVEAMIKTAVDAWGTVDVLINNAGKNNLTRDGLLMRMKKSQWQEVIDLNLTGVFLCIQAAAKVMMKKKKGRIVNIASVVGLVGNVGQANYSAAKAGVIGLTKTVAKEYASRNITVNAVAPGFIASDMTAKLGQDIEKKILETIPLGRYGQPEEVAGLVEFLALNQASSYITGQVFTIDGGMVM, encoded by the exons ATGGCTTCTATTACCGGATCCAATTGTGTCGCTCTTCGAACCGCCAACTTTGCCGCCTCTGGTAACCGGAAAGTCTGTCAGATCCGGCAATGGTCTCCGGTTCTCACGAATCACCGTTCCGTTTCCGGTCTTCGTCACCAATCGAATGCTCCGTTTAGATCCTCTG GTGTGAAGGCGCAGGTTGCTACTCTGGAGGAAGCGGGAACCGGAGCAACTCAGAAAGTGGAAGCGCCGGTTGTAGTGGTGACTGGAGCTTCCAGAGGTATTGGCCGAGCAATTGCACTGTCGTTAGGCAAAGCAGGTTGCAAG GTTCTGGTCAACTATGCAAGGTCATCGAAGGAAGCCGAGGAGGTTTCCAAGGAG ATTGAGGAATTTGGTGGGCAAGCTCTTACATTTGGTGGAGATGTTTCTAACGAAGCTGATGTGGAGGCTATGATTAAAACT GCAGTGGATGCTTGGGGAACAGTTGATGTATTGATAAACAATGCAGGTAA GAATAACTTAACTAGAGATGGTTTATTAATGAGAATGAAGAAATCTCAATGGCAGGAGGTTATTGATCTAAATCTAACTGGTGTTTTTCTTTGCATACAG GCTGCTGCTAAAGttatgatgaagaagaagaag GGAAGGATAGTCAATATTGCGTCAGTTGTTGGTTTGGTTGGCAATGTTGGGCAAGCCAATTATAGTGCTGCAAAAGCAGGAGTAATTGGCCTCACAAAAACAGTTGCAAAGGAATACGCTAGCAGAAACATCACC GTTAATGCAGTTGCTCCCGGGTTTATTGCATCTGACATGACTGCCAAGTTAGGACAGGACATTGAGAAAAAGATATTGGAGACAATCCCATTAG GAAGATATGGCCAACCAGAGGAAGTTGCCGGACTGGTGGAATTCTTGGCTCTTAATCAAGCTTCTAGTTACATCACTGGGCAG GTTTTCACCATTGATGGAGGTATGGTGATGTAA